From Lytechinus pictus isolate F3 Inbred chromosome 6, Lp3.0, whole genome shotgun sequence, the proteins below share one genomic window:
- the LOC129263849 gene encoding zinc finger protein 493-like, whose product MPLPKTDEYSDVQVYFTANEWEDISDYERICIQNVKENYEMMIQVGVQVNPPMFMQRQQGIHKEIIEESEDKGTEKRGSSDIHNQQGNTCHTEKNELQKENLNTFTIKVETEFDDDGNLLGEANHDAEGKITDLEWKNYDEITQTQTNPILSGDQRTKSGDLVSPSCDQKAEICEANHNAEGKINNLGWKNYAEVTQTQTNPISSGDQRSKSGDLIILSCDQKAEEASGGSQTPTQFQSIYEKDSGIYRCEYCGSVYAIPLILARHLKYKHGLNGVVLPSYASKESILQFVEGEIRKSMCEINDFTHGEKGILKTRNWESMILESHLKTHKRIHTDEKPFVCVQCGRMFSQKGSLTIHKLTHTGEKPFECDLCGKALSDRSTLRRHKQIHTGEKPYVCDQCGKAFNRNYTLTIHKRLHTCENLSVCDQYGKAFYEKINLIVHKRIHTGEKPYVCDQCGKEFNHEYNLTLHKRVHTGERPFVCDHCGMAFKEKNNLIVHKSIHTCEKPYHCDQCGKAFKLKSHVKTHERIHTGEKPYVCDQCGKAFSQIRDLTRHKRVHTGEKPYVCDQCGKAFSVRSSLRTHMRIHTGEKPFVCVQCGRMFNQKGSLTTHKRVHAGEKPFECDQCGKAFNQESCLKTHKRIHAGEKPYVCDQCGHAFNQSNDLTNHKRIHTGEKPFVCDQCGKVFSRKGTLRRHKRVHTGEKPYECDQCGKAFTDGSSLRTHKRFHTGEKPYLCDQCGKAFNHECTLTIHKRVHTGEKPYVCDHCGKAFKGKNNLIVHKSIHTGEKPYHCDQCGKAFKLKSHVKTHERIHTGEKPCVCDQCGKAFSQIRDLTRHKRIHTGEKPFVCDQCGMVFSRKSSLRRHKRVHTGEKPHVCDQCGKEFNHKSHLKTHKRIHTGETPYVCNLCGEAFNQIQQLTAHKQTHTGKKPFICDQYGKACYE is encoded by the exons ATGCCTCTGCCAAAGACAGATGAATATTCAGATGTGCAGGTTTACTTCACAGCCAATGAATGGGAAGATATCAGTGATTATGAGAGGATTTGTATCCAGAATGTCAAGGAAAACTATGAGATGATGATACAAGTTG GGGTACAGGTCAACCCACCAATGTTCATGCAGcgtcagcaaggaattcataaAGAGATAATTGAGGAAAGTGAGGATAAGGGGACAGAAAAAAGAG gGTCTTCTGACATTCATAATCAACAGGGAAATACATGTCATACAGAGAAGAATGAGTTACAAAAAGAGAATTTGAATACA TTCACTATAAAAGTAGAGACCGAgtttgatgatgatggcaatctGCTAGGTGAGGCTAATCACGATGCAGAAGGGAAAATTACTGATCTTGAATGGAAGAACTATGATGAAATTACCCAGACACAAACCAATCCGATATTATCAGGTGATCAGAGGACCAAATCAGGTGATCTCGTCTCTCCATCGTGTGACCAGAAGGCAGAAATATGTGAGGCTAATCACAATGCGGAAGGGAAAATCAATAATCTGGGATGGAAGAACTATGCTGAAGTTACCCAGACACAAACCAATCCAATATCATCAGGTGATCAGAGGAGCAAGTCAGGTGATCTCATTATTCTGTCATGTGATCAGAAGGCAGAAGAAGCTTCAGGAGGCAGCCAGACTCCAACCCAATTCCAATCCATATATGAAAAGG ATTCTGGAATCTACAGATGCGAGTATTGTGGATCAGTCTATGCTATTCCTCTCATCTTAGCAAGGCATCTCAAGTACAAACATGGGCTTAATGGTGTTGTCTTGCCATCATATGCGTCAAAGGAAAGCATTCTACAGTTTGTTGAAGGAGAAATACGAAAATCTATGTGTGAAATTAATGATTTTACTCATGGTGAAAAGggaattttgaaaacaagaaaTTGGGAAAGTATGATACTTGAATCACATCTTAAAACACATAAACGAATCCATACAGATGAGAAACCGTTTGTATGTGTTCAATGTGGTAGGATGTTTAGTCAAAAAGGTAGCCTCACAATCCATAAACTAACtcatacaggtgagaagccctTTGAGTGTGATCtgtgtggtaaggcattaagTGATAGAAGTACACTGAGAAGACACAAGCAgatccatacaggtgagaagccatatgtttgtgatcagtgtggcaaggcatttaatcgtaACTATACTCTTACAATACATAAAAGACTCCATACTTGTGAGAATCTCTCTGTATGCGATCAATATGGTAAGGCgttttatgaaaaaatcaaTCTCATAGTGCACAAACgtatccatacaggtgagaagccctatgtatgtgatcagtgtggtaaggAATTTAATCATGAATATAATCTTACATTACATAAAAGAGTCCATACTGGTGAGAGGCCCTTTGTATGTGATCATTGTGGTATggcatttaaagaaaaaaataatctcatAGTACACAAAAGTATCCATACATGTGAGAAGCCCTATCattgtgatcaatgtggtaaggcatttaagcTTAAATCTCATGTTAAAACACATGAACGcatccatacaggtgagaagccctatgtatgtgatcaatgtgggAAGGCTTTTAGTCAAATACGAGATCTCACGAGACATAAACGagtccatacaggtgagaagccctatgtttgtgatcagtgtggtaaggcattCAGTGTTAGAAGTTCATTGAGAACACACATGcgaatccatacaggtgagaaaccCTTTGTATGTGTTCAATGTGGTAGGATGTTTAATCAAAAAGGTAGCCTCACAACCCATAAACGAGTCCATGCTGGTGAGAAGCCCTTTGAgtgtgatcagtgtggtaaggcatttaatcaAGAATCTTGTCTCAAAACACATAAACGCATCCATGCAGGTGAGAagccctatgtatgtgatcaatgtggtcaTGCATTTAATCAATCTAATGATCTCACAAATCATAAAcgaatccatacaggtgagaaaccctttgtatgtgatcaatgtggtaaggtgTTTAGTCGAAAAGGTACCCTCAGAAGACATAAACGAGTCCATACTGGTGAGAAGCCCTATGAgtgtgatcagtgtggtaaggcatttactGATGGAAGTTCATTGAGAACACACAAACGGttccatacaggtgagaagccctatctttgtgatcaatgtggtaaggcatttaatcaTGAATGTACTCTTACAATACATAAAAGAGTCCATACTGGTGAAAagccctatgtatgtgatcattgtggtaaggcatttaaagGAAAAAACAATCTCATAGTACACAAAAgtatccatacaggtgagaagccctatcattgtgatcaatgtggtaaggcatttaagcTTAAATCTCATGTTAAAACACATGAACGcatccatacaggtgagaagccctgtgtatgtgatcaatgtgggAAGGCTTTTAGTCAAATACGAGATCTCACTAGACATAAAcgaatccatacaggtgagaaaccctttgtatgtgatcaatgtggtatgGTGTTTAGTCGAAAAAGTAGCCTCAGAAGACATAAACGAGTCCATACTGGTGAGAAGCCCCATGtatgtgatcagtgtggtaaAGAATTTAATCATAAATCTCATCTTAAAACACATAAACGCATACACACAGGTGAAACGCCCTATGTATGTAATCTATGTGGTGAGGCATTCAATCAAATACAACAGCTCACTGCACATAAACAAACTCATACAGGTAAAAAGCCCTTCATATGTGATCAATATGGTAAGGCATGTTATGAATAG